Proteins from a single region of Sylvia atricapilla isolate bSylAtr1 chromosome 9, bSylAtr1.pri, whole genome shotgun sequence:
- the IER5 gene encoding immediate early response gene 5 protein, giving the protein MEFKLEAHRIVSISLGKIYSARGQRGGLKLHKNLLVSLVLRSARQVYLSEPGCPPEPPPAAVGHPEEEPPPRTAAWAAEEPPPPPPDEAGRDCQGPRPRRCCCGENRGGCAGAPPLPHCPRKRSAGERGQAGSPVKKPRREEEEPPPLPPPPPPSPPGEQEDMETGNVASLISIFGSSFSGLLSKEPKGRRRPPLDGGEAAAGTAPAEAAAEPGQICCDEPVLRTLNPWSTAIVAF; this is encoded by the coding sequence ATGGAGTTCAAGCTGGAGGCGCATCGCATCGTCAGCATCTCGCTAGGCAAGATCTACAGCGCGCGGGGCCAGCGCGGCGGCCTGAAGCTGCACAAGAACCTCCTGGTGTCGCTGGTGCTGCGCAGCGCCCGACAGGTCTACCTGAGCGAACCGGGCTGCCCTCCCGAGCCGCCCCCCGCGGCCGTCGGCCACCCCGAGGAGGAGCCGCCGCCCCGCACCGCCGCCTGGGCGGccgaggagccgccgccgccgccgccggacGAGGCGGGGAGGGACTGCCAGGGCCCCCGGCCGCGGCGCTGTTGCTGCGGCGAGAACCGCGGGGGCTGCGCCGGGGCCCCCCCGCTGCCGCACTGCCCCCGCAAGCGGAGCGCCGGCGAGCGCGGCCAGGCGGGCTCCCCGGTGAAGAAGCCCCGCCGAGAGGAagaggagccgccgccgctgccgccaccgccgccgcccTCGCCGCCGGGCGAGCAGGAGGACATGGAGACGGGCAACGTGGCCAGCCTCATCAGCATCTTCGGCTCCAGCTTCTCGGGACTGCTCAGCAAAGAGCCCAagggccggcggcggccgcctCTGGACGGcggcgaggcggcggcgggcacGGCGCCCGCCGAAGCGGCGGCCGAGCCGGGACAGATCTGCTGCGACGAGCCGGTGCTGCGGACCCTCAACCCCTGGAGCACGGCCATCGTGGCCTTCTGA